A stretch of DNA from Leptospira barantonii:
ATCGGGAATTCGTAACGGCTCAGAATGGTTGCGAGTTTTCTATAATCGTAAAGTATTTCCCTCGTATCGATGGAGAATAGAACGTTTTTGATTCCACTTTCGGCTAACGTTTCCGGCAGACCCTTAAGGGATTCTATCTTGTCTCCGCTCGTATGAATTTCGCTGTACAACCCCGCGTTTTGTCTTTCCTTCAGATAGGCCAACATCTTTTCGCCGTCTTGGAATTGTAAAAACGGATCGAATACAACTTTCGGAAATCGTTTCAATTCTTTCTGAAGTTTTTCGTTGAGAGAAATGTTCTTCGCGAGAAAAAGTCCGACCGGAATGGACAACGCGTTCGCGGCTTCGGAAATTTCCTCGAGTTGATCTGGTTGGGGAGAATCGACCAGAATACTTTCCGGTTCGATCGACAGGGCTTTTCCGTATTGATAGAGTTTTGCTACGTTCGCAAGAAACGAGTTTGTGTTTTCAAACGGAAGAATCGTTTCGACTCGAACCGGATGACTGTCTCCCGCTTCGAAGTTTCCAATTTTGATTTCGCTACTGTAAAATCTTTCATACGAAAACGGGTTTCTAAATTCGGAATATCCTTTCGCTTTTTCTAAGTCCGGTCTTCTCGAGTTGAACTTGTCCGCGAGAAGTTTCGCAACGGGAACTTCCAACACGGGATCTTCGGTGAGAGAAACTCGGATCGTATTACCGAGTCCGTCCTCCAACAAGGAACCGATTCCGATCGCGGATTTGATTCTTCCGTCTTTTCCGTCTCCCGCTTCGGTAACTCCCAAGTGAAGCGGATAATCCATCTTGAGTTCTCCGAATCTCGCGGCGAGCATCCGATACGCCTGAACCATAACCTGAGGATTCGAGGCTTTCATGCTTACAATAATATCATAATATCCTAAACTTTCCGCGATGGCGATAAACTCGATTGCGGATTCCACCATTCCCTGAGGTGTGTCTCCGTAACGGTTCATGATTCTGTCGGAAAGGGAACCGTGATTGGTTCCGATTCTCATCGCAACTCCAAGTTCCTTACAGCGCAGAACGAGAGGGGAGAATACTTCCGAAATTCTTCCCAGTTCGTCGTCGTATTCCGAGTCCGTATAATCGCGCACCGCGAATTTTTTCTTATCCGCAAAGTTGCCCGGATTGATTCTTACCTTTTCCACATACTCGACCGCTTTCATCGCGACGCTCGGAGTAAAATGAATGTCCGCGACAAGCGGAACCTTACTTCCCGCTTTTTTGAGTTCTTGTCGAATCGAAGGAAGATTGTCCGCGTCCGCTTGAGAGGGAACGGTAAGTCTTACGATTTCACAACCGGCGCGTTCCAGTTCGAGAATTTGTTTTACCGATCCTTGTGTGTCGGTCGTATCGCTGTTGATCATGGACTGGATGACGATCGGATTGTCGCCTCCCACTTTTACGTCCCCGACTTTGACTTCTCTGGTTTTTCTTCTTTTATAACCGAACGGCGTGTGATTGTATCTAAAATTCATTTCGTTCCAGAATTCCGGTCAAAAACCGGGTTCCCTCATTTCTTAAGACAGTTTTGCGGGGATTTATCGCCCCGTCATTCTCGTTTTTCCCGCGATTCCGCGCGTATTTTTCGTCTCGGAGGATTTGATTCCGGGTCCCTCGGCTCCGATAGTACAAACACATCTTTGGAAATAAATTGATTATGGATTTTCCTTCTTTAAAACCCGCCGAGACCTACAAGATTCGGGTTACGGTCGCCATTTACAGGGGCAATATTCTGTCTTATAAGAACGACGTCATCATTCCTTCCGAATACTTTCGCAGGACAGAGGCGAGGGCGCATATTCAGAAAGAAGTTTCGGAACGGCTTTTGCATTCTAACTTTTTTCGTTCTCCAAGACCCGACTACGATCTGGTTCGTTATACGGAAGAGGCGACCTGCAATACCTTTTTGCGTTATCGGATTCTTTCTTTGAAATCGGGCGAGAGTCTGATTAAGGAAAGAATCTAAGTCTTTATCCGGTCCTTTGATTGTTCGAAAATTCTTGAATTCCTGAAAACGAGGCGAAAACTGACCAATCAAACGAACCGGATCGCAAAATTCGTGTTCGTTTCCGCGGACCTAAAGCCGCGATCGATCGTATGTCCGGAAACGATAAGAAAATCATAGAACAGAATTCCCACGGCGAGTTCGAACTCACCGCTTACGGAGAATTTCTCAGTTATTTTCATACCCATATTCAATTGTTCAACGGCTTGATCAGCGGTAAAAAAATTTCTCCCACCGATCAGGAAGCTCTCAAACAGAAATTACGTTCTTATATCGTAAACAATATCCAAAAGACCGAACAATTCTTCGATCATCTTCCTAAGTTTGCTGAATATCTGGGAATGTCCCAGTCCGATCTTTCCTCGTTCATGACGAAGAACTTCATGAACACACACGCGGGGATTAAAAACAAACTCATCGAGCAGGAAAAAACGAACGCCGGAAAACCGAGAAAGAAAAAGTATTCCCGCATTTCGGAAGAGATCGTGGATACGATCGGTACTATAGTCGCTCCGGGAAAACGATTCATCGGTATGGAAGGTTACGTGGTCTTAAGGGACGACGCGACCGGAAAAGATTTGGAACCGTCCCTCTCTTCATTCGGAGAACCTCCTAAGCCTGGAGAAGAAAGCGCGGTTCGCAAACCCGCTCCGCCTCCGGTTCCGTTGAAGAAGGCTCCCGAAAAATTGATTCTTACGGAACTCGTGGAAAAATTCGGTTCCGAGTTTTCGGGTTCTGCACTCGTTCTTCAAAAAGAGGAACTTGAAGAGGACGACGTCGCGAGCAACGTTTCCGTCGGCGGCAACGAAGAATTGTTAACCGAAGTGGAGGATCTTCAGTTCGGTGGATTCGACGAACCTTCTTTTTCGGATGAGGAAGAAGAACCGATCGTTCCTTCCGAACCTCCCGTGATCATTCCGTTTTCCAAATATATGGAAAGTGTAAACCGAGTCAGACAGTTTCAAAAAGACGGACAACCGGACGCATATAAAAAATGGGTGATGACACTTCCACCGGAACTCAGTGCGTTGATGCAACTTCATTCTTACGTGTTGAAGGAAATGAAAAACGAACCCGTGGATTGGAACTCGATCGTGTCTTCGATTTCTTCGAGAATCGGTTTGAAGGATACGAGACTTTGGAAGGTTTTGGATCTGACTCGAACCTTCGCAGAACTCAGGGCCGGATTGGAAAGAGCCTTTGTCGCATCCAAGACCGCGGGACCCGGAATGGAAGAGCTCGTAAAAAAAGCGTGGCCTCATATCTTGAAAATTTTCGAAGAGTATCCGGACACTTCTTTGTTGCGTCAAAAATTGGATCAACTTTTCACTCGCATTCCGGATGCGACTCAGAGGAAAAAACTTTCCGATCTTTTTCTTCCCGTTCTTCAGAAGTTATAAATCAAGTTAGAATTGCTTAAAGATAAGGCAGTTTGTACCCATCTTCGGGAAACTCTCGCTTCTTTTGAAATGATTTCAGTCTAATTAAAGTGATCTAAAATTTTTAGATCTGGAGATGGATTTGAAACTGTGTTATATTCGGAAACGAGAGGGAAGAATGGTCTGAGATTTTTATCATCCGCTTTGTATCGTGGAACGATTCGTATTTCAATCCTATCTTTTAAAAGAATGTTTTCAATTTACGCAACTGTCAATTTACTGGCCGTAGCTGGGGAATTTTGCTGAAATTTCAGCCATAGGCGCGCCCGACGCCCGTTGTTAACCAGGGAATTTGTATCATGAGGGATCTCGGCAAATGAATGATGTAAAAGAACAATTGCAACTTCAAAATTATCTAGAGGAAAACGGTCTTTATGAAAAGTCGTTCGAACATGATAACTGTGGAGTAGGATTTGTTGCTTCCTTTCAGGGAGAGAACAGTCACAGAATCGTATCTATGGGACTCAAGGCAGTCGCTTGCCTTACGCATAGAGGAGCCGTGGACGCAGATATGGTGACCGGAGACGGCGCCGGTATCATGATTCAGATTCCTAAGAAGTTGTTCGCAACTTACATCGAAGAGATGGGTCATAGAAGACCGAACGAAGATTCGATCGGCGTCGGAATGATTTTTCTTCCGAGAGAAGATATCGATAAACAGGACATGTGTCGCAGTCTCGTTGAGTCCGCGCTCATGGAATTCAACTTTAAACTTTATGCATGGAGATACGTTCCCGTAAATCCGGAAGTTCTCGGACCGAAGGCGAATCAATCCAGACCTCAGATCGAACAGGTTCTCATCGGCAAACCGGAAGGAATGTCCAACGAGGACTTCGAAACGAAGTTATTCTTAATACAGAAAAAATTGATGAGAGACGCGGATCGTCTTTCATTGGCGGGAGATCTTTATATCTGTTCTCTTTCTTCGGAAAGAATCGTGTTCAAAGGTCTCTTCAACGGAAATCAAGTTTCCCAGTTTTACGAAGACTTAAACTCGGAAAATATGGTTTCTCCGTATTGTATCTTTCACCAAAGATATTCCACGAACACTTTCCCTTCTTGGGCTTTGGCGCAACCGTTTAGAATTCTCGCGCACAACGGAGAAATCAATACGATCGTCGGAAACAGGATTTGGATGCTTGCGCGCGAGGAAGAACTCGAGTGCAAAAAATGGGGAGAATATCAAAAAGAAATTCATCCGATCATCCGTCCTCACATGAGCGACTCTGCAAGTTTGGATAACGCGATGGAAGCGATCGTTCGTTCCGGAAAGGACGTTCTTCAGGCAAAGGCGATGCTCGTTCCGAACGCTTGGTCCAAAAACCTCACGATGTCGGAAGAGTTGAAAAGCTTTTACGAATATAATAATACTCTTATAGAGCCTTGGGACGGACCTGCCGCTCTCGCGTTTGCGGAAGGCGACTGGATCGGAGGGGCTCTTGATAGAAACGGACTTCGTCCGGCGCGTTATGCGGTCACCGAAGACGGTCTTTTGATCATGGGTTCCGAAGCGGGACTCGTTCAGGTAGACGAGGAAGTCGTAACCAAAAAAGGACGCCTCGGACCCGGCGAAATGATCGGGATCAACTTAAAAGAGAAAAAACTATATCACAACGAAGATATCAATTCTCTTTTCGAAAAGAAATACGATTACAGAGAATGGTCCAAAGAGAACGTTTCGTATCTCAATCAGGATCTGGATTCTTCTATGAACGAGACGATCACCTACAAAGGCGACGATCTCAGAAGAAGACAGGTGTTGTTCGCGTATTCTCCGTTTAAACAAAAATCGGTGATCAAACCGCAGGCGGGTCAGGGTAAGGAAGCGATCAGTTCCATGGGAGACGATACTCCTCTGTCGATTCTGATGCTTTCTCGAATCGGTCTTTACACGTATTTCCGTCAGAGATTCGCGCAGGTAACCAATCCCCCGATCGACTATATCCGTGAAAAAGGTGTGACCTCTCTTTACACTCGTCTTGTCAAAAAGATGAACCTGTTCGGGGACGAAAAACCTCAGAACTGTTTGGTTCTTTCTCATCCATATCTCACCAATCTGGATCTGAAAAGAATCCGCGAGATGGACGGGAAACCTTATAAAATTCTTACGTTAGATGCAACCTTCGAGGCGCATATCGAGGCTGAGGAGAATGTAAACCGCAACTATCTCGAAAAATCTCTCGACGCGCTTCTCGAACAGGCTCTACAAGCGGCTAAGAGCGGAACCAACATTCTCGTTCTTTCCGATAAGAAACTTTCGAAAGAAAGAGCTCCGATCCCGATGGAACTTGCGGTCGCGGCGGTTCACAATCATTTGATCCGCAACAAAACCCGTTCCGCGGTATCTATCCTTGTGGAAACCGGTTCTGCATTCGAAATTCATAATGTGGCTGTGTTGCTCGGTTACGGAGCTTCCGGCGTAAACAGTTATCTGATCTGGGACACGTTATTCGATCTTTGGGAAAAGGGAGAATTCGACGCGGAAGAAAGCGCGGCTCGCCCCGAATTCCACAAGATTTGTGAGAACTACCGTTACGGCGTGGACGACGGACTTTTGAAAATCATGTCCAAGATGGGAATTTCCATTCTTTCCTCGTATGTGGGCGGACAGGTTTTCGAAGCGATCGGTCTTTCCAGAACTCTTGTTTCCAAGTATTTCCCGGGAACGTATTCCAGAATTTCCGGAATCGGAATCGGTGGAATCGAGCAGAACATTCTTAGAAACCACGAACAAGCATTTTACAAAGAACTCAATCCGGACGATTTCGTTTCCGAGAAGGACGATCAACCGCACCGTTGGTCTCCGAGAGTCGTTAAATTCTTACGTAAGGCCGCGGTCGACAACGACTACGAAGCTTTTAAAGAAGCGACAAAAATTCTCAAAGAAAGCGATCCGATCAACATCCGCGACTTGTTCGACTTCGTAGCAAGAAAACCGATCCCGGTCGAAGAGGTGGAAACCGTTACCGAAATTCAAAAACGTTTCCTCACCCCGGGTATGTCTCACGGTGCGCTTTCCATCGAAGCGCATACGGATCTTGCGATCGCCATGAACCGGTTAGGCGCTAAGTCTTCTTCCGGCGAGGGTGGAGAGAATCCTTCCCGTTACGTCGTGAACGAAAAAGGGGATCTCGCGAATTCTTCCATCAAGCAGATCGCTTCGGGAAGATTCGGAGTTACTTCCGAGTATTTGAACTCGGCGACCGAAATCGAAATCAAAATCGCACAAGGCGCAAAACCCGGAGAAGGCGGTCAGCTTCCCGGTAAGAAGAACAACGAGGAGATTGCGACGAATCGTCACACTCCACAGGGAATCGATTTGATTTCTCCTCCGCCTCACCACGATATTTATTCGATCGAGGATTTATCACAGCTCATCTACGACTTGAAGATGGCCAATCACAAGGCGCAAGTTTCGGTGAAGCTTGTTTCCGAAGCCGGAGTGGGAACGATCGCGGCCGGTGTTGCAAAAGCGAACGCGGATGTGATTCTCATTTCCGGTCACGTGGGTGGAACCGGAGCGGCTCCGATCACATCGATCAAGTATGCGGGTTCTCCTTGGGAACTCGGTCTTTCCGAAACACATCAAGTTTTAGTAATGAACGGACTCCGTGATCGTGTGGTTTTAAGAACGGACGGCGGTATCGTATCCGGAAGAGACGTGATCATTGCGGCTTGTCTCGGCGCCGAAGAATACGGCGTGGGAACCGCTTCGCTTGTCGCACTCGGTTGTATCATGGCGAGAAAATGCCACTTGAACAACTGTCCGACGGGAATCGCGACTCAGGATATCAAGTTCCGCGCAAAATACAAAGGATCCCCAGATCAACTCGTGAATCTATTCACTTGCCTCGCATTGGAAGTGAGAGAATATCTCGCGGAACTTGGATTCCGCTCCATCGATGAAATCATCGGAAGAACCGATCTATTGAAACAGATCACACGTTACGAGAAAGATCGTTTGGATTCGCTCGATCTCAATCCGATTCTGGTTCGTCTGCCTTTGTTCTACGATCCTACGAAACAGAAAAAAGACAGATCGATCCGTAAGGAACCGATCGGAGAAGTATTGGACGATCGTATCATCAAGGACGCGGAAAAAGCTCTCGAAGGAAAATCTTCTATGGCTCTTTCTTATCTTGTCCGCAATACGAACCGAACCGTGGGTGCGAAGATCTCCGGTTTGATCGCAAGAAAATACGGATCCAAAGGTCTGCCGGGAAAACTCGAAATCATTCTGGAAGGAACCGCAGGACAATCCTTAGGAGCATGGCTCGTGAAAGGAGTTCAAGTGACTCTGCACGGTGATGCGAACGACTACGTCGGAAAGGGTCTTTGCGGCGGTGTGATCGTGATCAAAAAACATCGTAAGTCCAAACTCAAGGCTTATGAAAACACGATCATCGGAAACACTTGTCTCTACGGCGCGACATCCGGAAAACTTTTCTGTTCCGGAAGAGCGGGAGAACGTTTCGGAGTTCGTAACTCGGGAGCGGAAGCCGTTGTCGGCGGAGCGGGAGATCACTTCCTTGAATACATGACCAGCGGAACCATCGTTTGTCTCGGAAGCGTGGGTAAAAATATGGGCGCGGGAATGACCGGCGGTAGCGCGTATTTCTTCCAAAAGGGATGGGACATTCAACCTCTTCTCAACAAGGAATACGTAAAAACCGTGGACTTGGAAAACGGAGACTACGAGGTCATCAAAAATCTGATCTCCGAACACTCTAAGTTGACCGGTTCCGATTTATCCGAAGGAATCTTAAAGGATTTCGACGGAAACAAGAATTATTTCGTGAAGGTGGTTCCGAAATAATCTCTTCGAAGGAATGAACGAATTCTTTTCTTGGAGGGTCTTACAAGGGTTAGGCGATCCAAGGGAAGAATTTTCGCCCTTTTGATTTTTGAGAAAGAGTCTTCTCATTGAAGAATTTTCTAGGAGACGTCCGGCGCCGCGCGTTTTAACGTTCGATGTCGGCTAACGTAGGGATTGTGGCCGAGTTGCGATGCGCGGCGTCGGCCTTCGATCCGGAAAAATACAATGTTAAGAATACACATAGCCCTCGCTTTTTTTGCCACGATCCTCCTCTTTGCGGTCGCAAACCGACAGCAGAAAAAAGAAACAGAAATCGATTTTAAATTTCCCGATACGGAAGAATCCGTGGTTCTCGATCCAGTATCCGGCGTTCAGATTCCGGTTACGAGATTCTCCTTCGACGATCTAAAAAAAAGGGCCAGAAGTATGGCTCATGGACGTTATGTGAAACCGCAGTTCGTATCGACTCGGTTTTTGCAGGGTTTGAGCTGGGATCAATATAAGAACATCCGCTTTCGCCCCGAGTCTTCGCTTTGGAAAAAAGAAGGAAACCCGTTTCAGATACAGTTCTTTCATCCCGGACATTTGTACAATACGAACGTGACGTTAAACGAAGTCCGCTCCGACTTTTCGAGATCGATTCCTTACGACGAATCCTATTTCGATCTGACGAACTTGAAAGTGCAGGGAGAAATTCCCGCAGATCTGGGCTACTCAGGATTTAAGATTCACTATCCATTGAACACGCCGGAACATACGGACGAGTTCACCGTGTTTCAAGGCGCGAGTTATTATAGAATGGTTTCCAAAAAACAAGTCTACGGTTTGTCCGCGCGCGGGATCGCGATCAATACGGGAATGCCTTATCCCGAGGACTTTCCGGGATTCACACATTTTTGGATCGTTCATCCGGATAAAACGGATTCGACCATTTTCGTCTATGCGCTGTTAGACGGAAAGACCGCGACGGGTGCGTATGAATTTCAAATCTCACCGGGAAAGGTATCTTCCGTGCATGTGAACGCAGAAGTGACTTTGCGAACTAAGGTGGATCGTTTCGGAATCGCTCCATTGACTTCGATGTATTGGTACTCGGAAACGAAAGGAATTCCAGAAGGACAGATATATCCCGAGTCACACGATTCAGACGGGTTGATGATCGAAACTGGAAAAGGGGATTGGGTCTGGAGACCCTTGGACAATCCGAAACGAGTTACGATCCATTCTTTTCAAGACGAGAATCCAAGGGCTTTCGGGTTGATACAAAGAGATCGAAACTTTGCGAGTTATCAGGACAATTCGATGAAGTATCATCTTCGTCCTTCCGCTTGGGTGGAACCGGAAGGAAACTGGGGAAAGGGAAGCGTACAACTTTTACAGATTCCCACGGTCCGCGATTCGGACGATAATATCGGAGCGTTTTGGGTTCCGGCTTCGTTTCCGGCTCCTCTTCAACCGTATGAATTCGCTTACACCATCCGCTGGTTAAACGAAGATCCTTTGCCGGATGAACTCGCAAAAACCGTTTCGACGAGAATCGCGCCCGTGCCCGGAGAATCCGATATGCGAGTTTTTTACGTCGATTTTTCCGGCGAAAAGTTGAAGGCCCTCGACGCGTTTACTTATCTGCAGGCGTCGATCGATACGGGGGAGAATTCAGAATTAACGGATTATAATATTCAAAAAATTGAAGAGACCGGGGTATGGAGACTTACATTCCGAGTCGTTCAAAAGAATAAAAACAAACCGACGGAACTCAAAGCCGTTTTGAAAAAAAATCAGGAAGACCTGAGCGAGATCTGGACGTTCACTCTTGAATCCACGATTTGAATTGAATTCCCGATTTCGGGAACATCGGGAAGAACTTTCCCGGGTTTATACGAAGATAAAATTGTATTGTATCGCGTCCGGGATTTCCGATCCGATCGAATTGCATTCGAGACTCGATGAATTTTTAATTTCCATTGAAAGGGAAATTCTCCCCGTTGTTAAAAAGGAAAAACGTAACTTGGAAAAGGAAGCGATGCGTTTGTTCTTGAGTTCAGGAATTTTGAATTCCGATCCGAAAGATTCTAATACGTCTGCGCTTCCCGCGATAGAGCCATCGAGTATGATTCCGAACCCGGTCGACTTCGGGCCCTTGGGAGAATTAGCGGAGCCCAAGGAAAAACTGGAACCCGTAGCGGTCGTCTTGTCCGTTCTTTTTTGGGGAAGCGTGTATTCATTCTTATTGTACGGGCTGTTGCGGTGAACGTTTTCGAAAAAACGGGGCATTCGATCGATTCGAAAACCGTAAGCTATCGAAGATTGACATTCGGCGGATTGGTTTTCTTTTTCGTAATCATCGGAGTTTTTTTAGAGGTTCAATTCTTATCCTTTCAATCGATCAGTCCTTTTGAATGGGCGACTTTGATTTTGTTCTGTATTTTGTTTCCGATCATCTCGTTCGGAGCGGCCACGGCGCTGATTGGATTTTTCCAAAAGCTCAGGGGAGGCGATCCTCTTCGTATTTCTAGAATATTAGAAAAACAGGATATTCTTGAGAATGAATTCCCGCCCGTGGCCGTGGTCATGCCGATTCATTGCGAGGACGTCGCGAGGATTTTCGCCGGGGTCGAGTTGATGATGGATCAAATCTCCCAAAGCGGTCTCGCGCAAAACACCGATTTTTTTATACTGTCCGATACCTCCGATCCGAATCTTTGGGCCTTGGAGGAAAAGGCGTTCTCGATTCTAAGCCGAAAACCTTCCAACAAGGGTAGAATCTACTACCGCAAACGAAGAGTAAATTTGAATAAGAAGTCCGGTAATATCGCGGACTTCTGCAGAAGATGGGGCAAACGATACAAATACATGATCATCCTGGATGCAGACAGCATCGTCACGGGAGAATGTATGAAAAATTTAATATTTCTAATGGAGAAAGCCCCGAACGCGGGGATCATTCAAACCGTTCCCGAGGTGATCGAGGCTAAGTCGGTCTTTCAAAAACTTTCCGCGTTCGGGGCGTGGGTCGGAAATTCCGTGTTCGGAGCGGGTTCCTATTTTTGGCAATTGCGTTCGGGACCGTTTTGGGGGCACAACGCGATCATTCGATTACAGCCGTTTATGAAATATTGCGGACTCCCGGGATTACCCGGAGAAAGCGCAATCGGCGGAAAGATCTTGAGTCACGATACGATCGAAGCCGCCTTGTTCAGAAAGGCAGGATACGGGGTTTGGTTTGCGACGGATTTAAAGGGATCGTATGAAGAAGCTCCGCCTAACATTCTTGAGGCGCTCAAACGGGACAACCGTTGGTGTCAGGGAAATCTACAGCACTTCTGGTTTTTGTTCGGGGGCAAGTTGCGATTTTCGAGCAGGCTTCAGATTCTTCTCGGAATTTTTTCGTATTTTAGTTCTCCGCTTTGGGCCTTACTTTTGATTTCCTCCTCTCTGACTACGATCGAGGACGTGGACTTTTTTAGATTGGCGCTTTTACCCGAGGATTGGATCGCATTCCGCGACGATCTTTATCTTCCGGTTGCATATACATTACAAGGTTATACTTTACTCATATTGTTTTTACCGAGAATCCTTTCCTTTTTGGAAGTTTCCTTTTTTCGCAGGAAAGAATGGGGATCTTCTTTCCTTTCCTGGATCGTTTCGTTCTTTTTGGAATTTCTACATTCCGTTTTGATTGCGCCGGTATATATGGTTCAATATACGAGATTCATTCTTCTTACATTCTTGAATCGTAAAATAGAATGGGGTCCTCAAAATAGGAATGCGTCTTCCGGGCCGGATTCGAGAGCGTTGGCGCTCACGATTTTGCCTGCTTCGTTTTACGGTTTAGGAATCGGCACTTGGATGTTTGCAACGTATCCGATTCTATTCTTTTGGTTTTTACCTTTGTTGGTCGGTTGGATTTTTGGGTATCCGATCGCATTATTAACTTCTTATTTTCCTAAAAGTAAAAAAGGTTCTTTCGGAGTTCTGTCCAATCCGCCCGAGTTAAGGGAGAATCGTCTCTTGGAAACTTTACGTTCTTTTGAAGTCGAGTATTCTCGGCTCATAGGAAATTCAGAAAATCGAAGGGGGATTTTTCTTTGTATCGTCGATCCTTCCTTGAATGAATTTCATCTTTCCAGGCTGAGAAAGCGAAGATCGGAATCTCCGGTTCGAAAAAATTATCTGAAGAATCTAACCGTCAAACTTAAAAGCGAAGGTCCCTCTTCGTTTAAGAATCAGGAATTGCTGAGAATTCTATGGGATTATGATTGTATGGCCGATTTGCATTCTTGGTTTTGGACCGAGGACGTGAGAGAGCTTTCTTCCTGGTGGAAAAATTCTTTCGCGGATTATAAACGCGGTGTTTTGTTAAGCGAAGCGGATTCGGTTGTTGCTGAGGCTTCAGTTTTCGTCGAAATTTAGGAATCGTACCAATCTCGATAATCCAACATATAGAATGTGTCGTGCGGTTTGCATTGTAATCTCCTTACGATGCTGTTATTTAGAAGATCGAGTTCCAGGATGTATTTGTAGTTCTCGTGAAATGTAGGACCTCCTTCATTCATAACGCGATCGATAGAATTCCCGACTCCCGATGCTTCCAACAACAAAAGATAATTAAAAAGAAAACAACGAGAAACCCCATGCACGTGCGCGAGCGTGCCGAACAAAGCCCAGCTTCCTGTGCTCAGCCGAACGCTAATCTTTTTCATTTTTTCTTTTCCCGGACTTGGCTGATATAAAGTCTTACCGGCCTTAGTTCCCAATCGTTTTGTCGTCGAAAGAAATTTGGAATATCTCCTCAACAACGAAGGAATCTTTTTTGCAAGTCTCCGCCTTTCCAGATCGGAATATCCAAGCAAAGTTTGCTCGGGAACGAGAAGTGTAACAACGTGGCTCTTCCTTTCCTGAAGAAAAGATCGAATCTCATGATTCGAATGTAATAAA
This window harbors:
- the gltB gene encoding glutamate synthase large subunit; this translates as MNDVKEQLQLQNYLEENGLYEKSFEHDNCGVGFVASFQGENSHRIVSMGLKAVACLTHRGAVDADMVTGDGAGIMIQIPKKLFATYIEEMGHRRPNEDSIGVGMIFLPREDIDKQDMCRSLVESALMEFNFKLYAWRYVPVNPEVLGPKANQSRPQIEQVLIGKPEGMSNEDFETKLFLIQKKLMRDADRLSLAGDLYICSLSSERIVFKGLFNGNQVSQFYEDLNSENMVSPYCIFHQRYSTNTFPSWALAQPFRILAHNGEINTIVGNRIWMLAREEELECKKWGEYQKEIHPIIRPHMSDSASLDNAMEAIVRSGKDVLQAKAMLVPNAWSKNLTMSEELKSFYEYNNTLIEPWDGPAALAFAEGDWIGGALDRNGLRPARYAVTEDGLLIMGSEAGLVQVDEEVVTKKGRLGPGEMIGINLKEKKLYHNEDINSLFEKKYDYREWSKENVSYLNQDLDSSMNETITYKGDDLRRRQVLFAYSPFKQKSVIKPQAGQGKEAISSMGDDTPLSILMLSRIGLYTYFRQRFAQVTNPPIDYIREKGVTSLYTRLVKKMNLFGDEKPQNCLVLSHPYLTNLDLKRIREMDGKPYKILTLDATFEAHIEAEENVNRNYLEKSLDALLEQALQAAKSGTNILVLSDKKLSKERAPIPMELAVAAVHNHLIRNKTRSAVSILVETGSAFEIHNVAVLLGYGASGVNSYLIWDTLFDLWEKGEFDAEESAARPEFHKICENYRYGVDDGLLKIMSKMGISILSSYVGGQVFEAIGLSRTLVSKYFPGTYSRISGIGIGGIEQNILRNHEQAFYKELNPDDFVSEKDDQPHRWSPRVVKFLRKAAVDNDYEAFKEATKILKESDPINIRDLFDFVARKPIPVEEVETVTEIQKRFLTPGMSHGALSIEAHTDLAIAMNRLGAKSSSGEGGENPSRYVVNEKGDLANSSIKQIASGRFGVTSEYLNSATEIEIKIAQGAKPGEGGQLPGKKNNEEIATNRHTPQGIDLISPPPHHDIYSIEDLSQLIYDLKMANHKAQVSVKLVSEAGVGTIAAGVAKANADVILISGHVGGTGAAPITSIKYAGSPWELGLSETHQVLVMNGLRDRVVLRTDGGIVSGRDVIIAACLGAEEYGVGTASLVALGCIMARKCHLNNCPTGIATQDIKFRAKYKGSPDQLVNLFTCLALEVREYLAELGFRSIDEIIGRTDLLKQITRYEKDRLDSLDLNPILVRLPLFYDPTKQKKDRSIRKEPIGEVLDDRIIKDAEKALEGKSSMALSYLVRNTNRTVGAKISGLIARKYGSKGLPGKLEIILEGTAGQSLGAWLVKGVQVTLHGDANDYVGKGLCGGVIVIKKHRKSKLKAYENTIIGNTCLYGATSGKLFCSGRAGERFGVRNSGAEAVVGGAGDHFLEYMTSGTIVCLGSVGKNMGAGMTGGSAYFFQKGWDIQPLLNKEYVKTVDLENGDYEVIKNLISEHSKLTGSDLSEGILKDFDGNKNYFVKVVPK
- the ispG gene encoding (E)-4-hydroxy-3-methylbut-2-enyl-diphosphate synthase gives rise to the protein MNFRYNHTPFGYKRRKTREVKVGDVKVGGDNPIVIQSMINSDTTDTQGSVKQILELERAGCEIVRLTVPSQADADNLPSIRQELKKAGSKVPLVADIHFTPSVAMKAVEYVEKVRINPGNFADKKKFAVRDYTDSEYDDELGRISEVFSPLVLRCKELGVAMRIGTNHGSLSDRIMNRYGDTPQGMVESAIEFIAIAESLGYYDIIVSMKASNPQVMVQAYRMLAARFGELKMDYPLHLGVTEAGDGKDGRIKSAIGIGSLLEDGLGNTIRVSLTEDPVLEVPVAKLLADKFNSRRPDLEKAKGYSEFRNPFSYERFYSSEIKIGNFEAGDSHPVRVETILPFENTNSFLANVAKLYQYGKALSIEPESILVDSPQPDQLEEISEAANALSIPVGLFLAKNISLNEKLQKELKRFPKVVFDPFLQFQDGEKMLAYLKERQNAGLYSEIHTSGDKIESLKGLPETLAESGIKNVLFSIDTREILYDYRKLATILSRYEFPILLHGSFQNQEEALYDSAIGIGGLLIDGIGDLIRIQTPSLEDIEETFQLSYDLLQGTRLRLTKTEYISCPSCGRTLFDLQETTARIKSRTGHLKGVKIAVMGCIVNGPGEMADADFGYVGAGPGKVHLYRGKEIVMKNVPSEIADEKLVELIKENGLWQESNA
- a CDS encoding glucan biosynthesis protein; translated protein: MLRIHIALAFFATILLFAVANRQQKKETEIDFKFPDTEESVVLDPVSGVQIPVTRFSFDDLKKRARSMAHGRYVKPQFVSTRFLQGLSWDQYKNIRFRPESSLWKKEGNPFQIQFFHPGHLYNTNVTLNEVRSDFSRSIPYDESYFDLTNLKVQGEIPADLGYSGFKIHYPLNTPEHTDEFTVFQGASYYRMVSKKQVYGLSARGIAINTGMPYPEDFPGFTHFWIVHPDKTDSTIFVYALLDGKTATGAYEFQISPGKVSSVHVNAEVTLRTKVDRFGIAPLTSMYWYSETKGIPEGQIYPESHDSDGLMIETGKGDWVWRPLDNPKRVTIHSFQDENPRAFGLIQRDRNFASYQDNSMKYHLRPSAWVEPEGNWGKGSVQLLQIPTVRDSDDNIGAFWVPASFPAPLQPYEFAYTIRWLNEDPLPDELAKTVSTRIAPVPGESDMRVFYVDFSGEKLKALDAFTYLQASIDTGENSELTDYNIQKIEETGVWRLTFRVVQKNKNKPTELKAVLKKNQEDLSEIWTFTLESTI